A DNA window from Vigna angularis cultivar LongXiaoDou No.4 chromosome 1, ASM1680809v1, whole genome shotgun sequence contains the following coding sequences:
- the LOC108328842 gene encoding ABC transporter G family member 1, whose product MAVLGASGSGKSTLIDALANRIAKGSLKGTVALNGETLESRLLKVISAYVMQDDLLFPMLTVEETLMFAAEFRLPRTLSKSKKNARVQALIEQLGLRNAAKTVIDDEGHRGVSGGERQRVSIGIDIIHDPILLFLDEPTSRLDSTSAFLVVKVLQRIAQSRSIVIMSIHQPSYRILGLLDRMIFLSWGQTVYSGSPSQLPVFFSEFGHPIPETDNKTEFALDLIRELEGSPGGTKSLVEFNKSWQSMTKHHQTTTEAERNGLSLKEAISESISRGKLVSGATNTNPNPSSMVPTFANPFWIEMATQSKRSFLNPNTT is encoded by the coding sequence ATGGCGGTACTCGGCGCCAGCGGTTCTGGAAAGTCAACACTGATCGACGCGCTGGCGAACCGAATCGCCAAGGGAAGTCTAAAAGGCACGGTGGCGCTGAACGGCGAAACGCTGGAATCGCGTCTACTGAAGGTGATCTCTGCGTACGTGATGCAAGACGACCTGCTCTTCCCGATGCTCACCGTGGAAGAGACTTTGATGTTCGCAGCGGAATTCAGACTTCCGCGCACGCTCTCCAAGTCGAAGAAAAACGCCCGCGTCCAGGCTCTCATCGAGCAGCTAGGTCTTCGGAACGCCGCGAAAACAGTTATCGACGACGAAGGTCACCGCGGAGTATCAGGCGGAGAGCGTCAGAGAGTTTCCATCGGCATCGACATTATCCACGACCCTATCCTGCTGTTCCTGGACGAGCCAACCTCGAGACTTGACTCCACCAGCGCGTTCTTGGTGGTGAAGGTTTTGCAGAGAATCGCACAGAGCAGAAGCATCGTGATCATGTCCATTCACCAACCGAGTTACCGAATCCTAGGGCTTCTGGACCGCATGATCTTCTTATCATGGGGCCAAACCGTTTACAGCGGTTCACCGTCGCAGTTACCGGTTTTCTTCTCCGAGTTCGGTCATCCGATTCCGGAAACCGACAACAAAACGGAATTCGCGTTGGACCTGATTCGCGAACTGGAAGGCTCCCCCGGCGGAACGAAGAGCTTGGTCGAGTTCAACAAATCGTGGCAGAGCATGACGAAGCACCATCAAACGACAACTGAGGCGGAACGGAACGGGTTATCGTTGAAGGAAGCAATAAGCGAGAGCATTTCGCGAGGGAAACTGGTTTCTGGAGCCACGAACACGAACCCGAACCCGTCGTCGATGGTGCCAACTTTTGCGAATCCGTTTTGGATTGAGATGGCGACGCAGTCGAAGCGGTCGTTCTTGaaccctaacaccacgtaa
- the LOC128194912 gene encoding uncharacterized protein LOC128194912 — translation MYMSGVTNKLGRSDDYGFIDPQDIHESNDFDHINTRMISSFRRGKKIYFLPYISGRHWQLLVMSVQDNYALWFCSLHRPPPTQLRQAIDCSIPASMMMDGRSIVKSRKIAWISLKCNRQNGSYECGYYVMYWMTHIVRSHITRSWETRFKTTTPVPEKLLLFIRNAAAKYIVRLYNSS, via the exons at gtatatgtctggggtcactaataagttggggcgttctgatgattatggattcattgatccccaagacattcatgaatcaaatgattttgatcatATCAACACGAGAATGATAAGCAGTTTTcgaaggggcaagaaaatatactttttgccttatatatccgg gcgccattggcaacttcttgttatgtctgtgcaagacaactatgctttgtggttctgctcattgcacaggcctcctcccacacaactcagacaagcaattgattg ttctattccagcaagtatgatgatggacgggagatcaattgttaagagtagaaagattgcttggatttctctcaag tgtaacagacaaaatgggtcatatgagtgtggatactatgtaatgtattggatgacccatattgttcgttctcacatcacaagaagctgggaaacg agattcaagactactacaccagttcctgagaagttactactattcattaggaacgctgctgcgaagtatatagttagattatacaatagctcttag